GGGTTTCGACGCGCTGACCGGCGCGCTGGCCAAGATCGACATCGTGGGACGCGACGGCCTGTCCCTGCGTGACAGCTGGGCGCACGGACCTCGCACCTACCTCGGCCTGGGTATCGACGGGTTCCCCAACCTGTTCGTCATCTCGGGTCCCGGTGCTCCGGCGGTGTTGGCGAACATGGTGTTGCACGCCGAGGCGCAGGTGAACTGGATCGCGCAGACCATCGGCTACCTGGACAGCCACGGCTACGCTGCCATCGAAGCCATCAAGGACGAGGTGGACGCCTGGGGCGCCGAATGCGCCCGACTGGCCGAGGCCACCCTGTTCACCAAGGCCGACTCCTGGTACATGGGCGCCAATGTCCCTGGAAAGCCAAGGGGTTTCATGTTGTTCGTCGGCGGATTCGCCACCTACAACCAGATCTGCGCGGAGGTGGCCGAGGCCGGCTACAAGGGATTCGAGTTGGTCAAGCAGCCGTGAGTACCGGCCTGCGCGACAAAGTCGTCCTGGTCACCGGCGCGTCCGGCGGCACCGGACGGGTGCACTGCCAGCGGTTCGCCGACGAGGGCGCCGACGTGATCGCACTGGACTTCCCGGCGGCGGCCGTCGAATTGCGGGACACCGCAACCGAAGTCGAAAACCGGGGGCGCCGCTGCGCAACCGGCCTGGCCGACGTCTCCGACCTGGCGGCGGTCACCGCCGCCGTCGACGCCGGTGTCACCGCGCTGGGACGCCTGGACGTGGTGATCGCCAACGCCGGCATCCACTCCGCGGGCGCGCCGTCCTGGGAGCTGGACCCGCAGGTGTGGCAGCGCACCCTGGACATCAATCTCACCGGGGTGTGGCACACGGTGCGCGCCGCGGTGCCGCACCTCGGCCCGGAGGGCGGATCGGTGGTTATCATCAGCTCCACCAACGGGATTCGCGGCACCGCCAACTCCGCCCACTACACCGCGAGCAAGCACGCTGTGGTGGGCCTGGCCCGCGCGCTGGCCAACGAGCTCGGCCCCCGCAACGTCAGGGTCAACACCGTGCACCCCGGGGCGGTCGCCACCCCGATGGTGCTCAACGAGAAGACGTTCCGGCGGCTGCGGCCGGACCTGGACAACCCGACCGAAGCCGACGCCGCCGAAGTGCTCAAGGCGCGCAACCTGTTGCCGGTGCCCTGGGTGCAGCCGGTCGACATCGCCAACGCGGCGATCTTCCTGGCCTCCGAGCAGGGGCGCTACATCACCGGCACCAAACTCGTCGTCGACGCCGGCCTCACCCAGAAGACGTCGTGACCGCGCTCTAACCCGCGCCGCGGTTGCCGAACGTCACGCTGGCGCAACGCGCGGCGGCGGCAGCTGCGCTGGCGTGACGCTGGGGGCATTGCGGGCGGGGTGTAGGGCAGGCCGCGGTTGCCGAACGTCACGCTGGCGCAACGCGCGGCGGCGGCAGCTGCGCTGGCGTGACGCTCGGGCATTGCGGGCGGGGTGTAGGGCAGGCCGCGGTTGCCGAACGTCACGCTGGCGCAACGCGCGGTGGCGGCAGCTGCGCTGGCGTGACGCTGGGGGCCCCGGTCATGTCCGCGAGAGGAATGCCAGCACGGTGCTCTCGAACGCCGCTTTGGCCTCGATCATCGCCCAGTGCCCGCAGTTGGGGAACACGTGCAGTTCCGCGTTCGGGATGGTGCGCATCGGTATCAGCGCCATGTCGAGCGGGCTCACCCGGTCGTCGCGGCCCCAGGTCAGCAGCGTCGGTGCGGCCACCTTGTGCATAACCGCCCACGGCATCGGCCGGTCGGTGGCGCTCATCGCCGTCATCATCGCCGAATACGCAGCCTTGCCGTACATTCGGCGCGCGGCAGCCAGCGTCTGCGGGTCGGTGGCCAGCTGCCAGCGTTCCTCGATGAGTTCGTCGGTGACCAGCGCCTGGTCGTACACCATTGACTTGAGCCAGTCGACCAACCGCTGCCGGGTCGGGTCCTCGGTGAACTCCTGCAGCAGTCGGATGCCTTCGCTGGGCCCGGGGCTGAAGGTGTTGGTGCCGATGCCGCCGATCGTCACCAACCGGTCGATGCGATCGGGATAGCGGATCGCGAAGTTGATGCCGACCCCGCCGCCCATCGAGTTGCCGACGATGTGTACCCGGTGCACGCCCAGCGCGTCCAGGAACGGCGCCACCACGCCTTGGGCGGTGAGCATCGGGTGGCCACCGAAGTCGTCGGTGACACCGAAGCCGGGGAATTCCAAGATCAGGCAACGGAAGCGCTCGGCGAAGACGGGCAGCACGCCGCGGAAATTTCGCCAGCCGGTGACGCCGGGACCCGAGCCGTGCAGGAACAACAGGGTCGCCGCCCGGTCGGCGGCAGTGTCGTAGTAGCGCAGCGTGCCGGCCGGCGTGCTGATCTCGCGCAGGTCTGATGCAGAGGTGTCGGACACGTCAGCCACCCTGTCATGACGGCCCGCATCGATGACAGCGACGTTCCGGTGACTGGGCCGCGCGCTATTACAGTCGACGTGACGTGGAACGGAGAATCGGGATGACACCGTGCTGACGGGGCGCTGACGTGCCGGAATTCGGCTTCGACACACTGGCATTGCTGACCGCGGTCGGCTTCGCCGGCCCGTTGCTCGCATCGGTACCGCGGCTGCGCATTCCGGCCGTCATCGGGGAGTTGCTCGCCGGGCTGGTGGTCGGCAAAACCGGCTTCGACGTGGTCGACATGACCAATCCGACGCTGAAGCTGCTGGCCGACATCGGGTTCGCGCTGATCATGTTCGTGGTGGGCACTCACGTCCCGGTCCGCGACAGCGCGGTGCGCACGGCGCTGCCGATGGCGCTGGCAAGGGCGGTTGCGGCCGGTGTCCTGGCGGCCGGCGTCGGGGTCGCCCTGGCGGCTGCGTTCGGAACCGGCCACGGCGCCGTCTATGCCGTGCTGATCGCCTCGTCATCGGCCGCGGTCGCGCTGCCGGTGCTCGATTCGCTGCGGTTGCAAGGTCCGCAG
The nucleotide sequence above comes from Mycobacterium kiyosense. Encoded proteins:
- a CDS encoding putative short chain dehydrogenase/reductase, producing MSTGLRDKVVLVTGASGGTGRVHCQRFADEGADVIALDFPAAAVELRDTATEVENRGRRCATGLADVSDLAAVTAAVDAGVTALGRLDVVIANAGIHSAGAPSWELDPQVWQRTLDINLTGVWHTVRAAVPHLGPEGGSVVIISSTNGIRGTANSAHYTASKHAVVGLARALANELGPRNVRVNTVHPGAVATPMVLNEKTFRRLRPDLDNPTEADAAEVLKARNLLPVPWVQPVDIANAAIFLASEQGRYITGTKLVVDAGLTQKTS
- a CDS encoding alpha/beta hydrolase, with amino-acid sequence MSDTSASDLREISTPAGTLRYYDTAADRAATLLFLHGSGPGVTGWRNFRGVLPVFAERFRCLILEFPGFGVTDDFGGHPMLTAQGVVAPFLDALGVHRVHIVGNSMGGGVGINFAIRYPDRIDRLVTIGGIGTNTFSPGPSEGIRLLQEFTEDPTRQRLVDWLKSMVYDQALVTDELIEERWQLATDPQTLAAARRMYGKAAYSAMMTAMSATDRPMPWAVMHKVAAPTLLTWGRDDRVSPLDMALIPMRTIPNAELHVFPNCGHWAMIEAKAAFESTVLAFLSRT